From Vallitalea longa, the proteins below share one genomic window:
- the mraY gene encoding phospho-N-acetylmuramoyl-pentapeptide-transferase, translated as MTNTSFIIPVLISFFISVVLCPIVIPFLARLKLGQFVRDDGPRTHLKKAGTPTMGGVVILAGLFFTSLIYVGSNPDIVPILLATLGFGIIGFMDDFIKVVMKRSLGLKAYQKIIAQFLITGIYCYYMFNVAGLTTEVFIPFSGGVSFDLGWFYIPLVFIIMIGTVNSVNLTDGLDGLASGVTVLVATFFTVISIGIKSDITPITCAAVGSLLGFLLFNTYPAKVFMGDTGSLALGGFVAATAIYLKMPIFLLIVGLIYVIEALSVMIQVGYFKVTKKRFFKMAPIHHHFELSGWNETKVVVVFCIVTAILSLIGLLAFNGFF; from the coding sequence ATGACAAATACATCCTTTATAATACCAGTACTAATATCTTTTTTTATAAGTGTGGTATTATGCCCAATTGTTATTCCTTTTTTGGCTAGATTGAAATTAGGTCAATTCGTTAGGGATGATGGACCAAGAACTCACTTAAAAAAAGCAGGAACACCTACTATGGGAGGAGTAGTAATATTAGCTGGACTATTTTTTACTTCACTCATATATGTAGGTAGTAATCCTGATATTGTACCTATACTACTTGCTACACTTGGATTTGGTATTATAGGATTTATGGACGATTTTATTAAAGTAGTCATGAAACGTTCTTTAGGATTGAAGGCATATCAAAAAATTATAGCTCAATTTTTAATTACTGGGATATATTGCTATTATATGTTTAATGTTGCTGGACTTACTACTGAAGTGTTTATTCCTTTTTCAGGAGGAGTGTCTTTTGATTTAGGATGGTTCTATATTCCTTTAGTATTCATTATTATGATAGGTACAGTGAACAGTGTTAATTTAACAGATGGACTAGATGGTTTAGCATCTGGTGTGACAGTACTTGTTGCGACATTTTTTACAGTTATAAGTATTGGTATCAAGAGTGATATCACTCCTATTACTTGTGCTGCAGTAGGTAGTTTATTGGGATTTTTATTATTTAATACTTATCCTGCCAAAGTTTTTATGGGAGATACAGGTTCTCTTGCATTAGGAGGATTTGTTGCAGCTACAGCAATATACTTGAAGATGCCTATATTCTTATTGATTGTAGGACTTATATATGTAATTGAAGCATTATCAGTTATGATTCAAGTTGGTTATTTCAAAGTTACTAAGAAAAGATTCTTTAAAATGGCACCTATACACCATCATTTTGAACTGTCAGGCTGGAATGAAACAAAAGTTGTTGTGGTTTTTTGTATAGTTACTGCAATATTGAGTCTAATAGGCTTATTAGCATTTAACGGATTTTTTTAG
- a CDS encoding UDP-N-acetylmuramoyl-L-alanyl-D-glutamate--2,6-diaminopimelate ligase, which translates to MKLQGLLKNIDYEVLQGNDNINISNIQYDSRKVTDNSLFVCIKGFKVDGHDYAEKAIANGAKALLVEDNIERIDKDITILKVEDTRKVIAFIAERYYNHPSDKFRLIGVTGTNGKTSITYLTKSIIEEFDKKTGIIGTIENRIGNKVLKASRTTPESLDLQELFYNMFQENVNAVVMEVSSHSLALHRVDASRFDVGIYTNLTLDHLDFHKTMENYRDAKLKLFKMCEIGVINIDDKYGPYMIENGTCKRYLTYGIENEKADLNAADLNIDLNGVTFNVVYEGETHQVSLNTPGKFSVYNALASMGACLALGVPMDVVIRGLKKNKGIRGRFQSFTSDKGYTVIVDYAHAPDGLLNVLQSMKEFAKARIITVFGCGGDRDTSKRPVMGEIAGNNSDFCVITSDNPRTEDPVSIINEVEIGMKKTECEYVKIPDRLEGIQKALSMAQKGDLILIAGKGHEDYQILHDKVIHFDDAEVVLNYFMTEE; encoded by the coding sequence TTGAAATTACAGGGACTGTTAAAAAATATAGATTATGAAGTATTACAAGGTAATGATAATATTAATATTTCTAATATACAATATGATTCTAGGAAAGTGACAGATAATAGCCTTTTTGTATGTATCAAAGGCTTTAAAGTAGATGGTCATGATTATGCTGAAAAAGCTATAGCTAATGGAGCAAAGGCACTTTTGGTTGAAGATAATATTGAGAGAATTGATAAAGATATAACTATTCTGAAAGTAGAAGATACAAGAAAAGTTATTGCATTTATTGCTGAAAGGTATTATAATCATCCTTCTGATAAGTTTAGACTTATTGGTGTAACTGGTACCAATGGAAAAACATCTATAACCTATTTGACCAAAAGCATAATAGAGGAATTTGATAAAAAGACTGGAATTATAGGTACTATAGAGAATAGAATAGGCAATAAAGTTTTAAAAGCTAGCAGAACAACTCCAGAATCACTGGATTTACAAGAATTATTTTATAATATGTTTCAAGAAAACGTTAATGCAGTGGTAATGGAAGTATCATCACATTCCCTTGCATTACATAGGGTTGATGCTAGTAGGTTTGACGTAGGTATTTACACTAATTTGACTTTAGACCATCTGGATTTCCATAAAACTATGGAAAATTACAGAGACGCAAAGTTGAAATTGTTCAAGATGTGTGAAATAGGAGTCATAAACATAGATGATAAATATGGGCCATATATGATAGAAAATGGAACATGTAAAAGATATCTTACTTATGGTATAGAGAATGAGAAAGCAGACCTAAATGCTGCTGATCTGAATATTGATTTGAACGGGGTTACTTTTAATGTAGTTTATGAGGGAGAGACACACCAAGTATCTCTTAATACTCCAGGAAAATTCAGTGTATATAATGCTTTGGCTTCAATGGGAGCTTGTTTGGCACTAGGGGTTCCTATGGATGTTGTTATTAGAGGATTAAAAAAGAATAAAGGCATTAGAGGAAGATTCCAATCTTTTACAAGTGATAAAGGTTACACAGTGATAGTTGATTATGCACATGCTCCAGATGGTTTACTGAATGTACTACAATCAATGAAAGAATTTGCAAAAGCTAGAATCATTACTGTATTCGGTTGTGGTGGCGATAGAGACACGAGTAAAAGACCTGTGATGGGTGAAATTGCTGGTAATAATTCTGATTTCTGTGTGATTACATCAGATAATCCTAGAACAGAAGATCCAGTTTCAATCATAAATGAAGTAGAAATAGGCATGAAAAAAACTGAATGTGAATATGTTAAAATACCAGATAGATTAGAAGGTATTCAGAAAGCTCTTTCTATGGCACAAAAAGGAGATCTTATATTAATTGCGGGTAAAGGTCATGAAGATTATCAGATTCTGCATGATAAGGTCATCCATTTTGATGATGCTGAAGTAGTTTTGAATTATTTTATGACAGAAGAATAG
- a CDS encoding FtsW/RodA/SpoVE family cell cycle protein, giving the protein MHETTNNRHRRRRSFLRKKKNQTDFTLVAIIVILIIFGIIMIYSSSYYYSINMFNDSSHLLKRQLMWGVLGIVVMLVVSRIDFHIFNRFALLMYILSIGFLVLVLFVGIEVNGSRRWLGVGQLRFQPSEFAKLTIIIVVSYVASKMVNHLDKYRLMFFILFLIAIPSALVGLKNMSTAIVVFAVGTAILFVAVPKVYKLLLITVVPGVVLGGIGIAFAGYRLDRVKIWLEGPWSDPLNLGYQTIQSLYAIGTGGLFGTGLGQSMQKRGFIPEAHNDIIFSIVCEELGLVGAIVLIILFVLLIWRCMVIASNCSDLNSLLIVVGVMAQIGLQVIINVAVVTNSIPATGMTLPFISYGGSSLLFLMIEMGMVLGIARKSKISKAG; this is encoded by the coding sequence TTGCATGAAACAACAAACAATAGACATCGTAGAAGGCGATCATTCCTAAGAAAAAAAAAGAATCAAACAGATTTTACCCTAGTTGCAATAATAGTTATTCTTATTATTTTTGGAATTATTATGATATATAGTTCAAGCTATTATTACAGTATTAATATGTTCAATGATAGTTCTCATCTTCTTAAAAGACAATTGATGTGGGGAGTATTAGGAATAGTTGTAATGCTGGTTGTATCTAGAATCGATTTTCATATATTTAATAGATTTGCATTGTTGATGTACATATTATCAATAGGATTTTTGGTTTTAGTTTTGTTTGTAGGAATAGAAGTTAACGGTTCTAGGAGATGGTTGGGAGTTGGTCAATTAAGGTTTCAACCTTCTGAATTCGCGAAATTGACAATAATAATTGTAGTATCTTATGTGGCATCAAAGATGGTTAATCATCTGGATAAATATAGATTGATGTTTTTCATATTATTCTTAATAGCAATTCCTTCAGCTTTGGTTGGCCTAAAAAACATGAGTACAGCGATTGTTGTTTTCGCAGTAGGTACTGCTATCTTATTTGTTGCAGTTCCAAAAGTCTATAAATTATTGTTGATAACGGTTGTACCTGGTGTAGTTCTTGGTGGAATAGGAATAGCGTTTGCTGGTTATAGATTAGACAGGGTTAAGATATGGTTAGAAGGACCATGGAGTGACCCCCTTAATCTTGGTTATCAAACCATTCAATCATTATATGCCATAGGTACAGGTGGTTTGTTTGGTACAGGACTTGGTCAGAGCATGCAAAAGAGAGGATTCATACCTGAGGCTCATAACGATATAATATTTTCCATCGTATGTGAAGAATTGGGCTTAGTAGGAGCGATAGTGTTAATTATACTATTTGTGTTGCTTATATGGAGATGTATGGTAATAGCTAGTAATTGTTCAGACCTCAATAGTTTACTGATAGTAGTTGGAGTTATGGCACAGATAGGATTACAAGTTATTATTAACGTAGCCGTAGTTACTAATTCTATACCTGCAACTGGTATGACTTTACCATTTATTAGTTATGGAGGTTCATCGCTTTTATTTCTTATGATAGAAATGGGAATGGTATTGGGGATAGCCAGAAAATCAAAGATAAGTAAAGCGGGATAA
- the murD gene encoding UDP-N-acetylmuramoyl-L-alanine--D-glutamate ligase: MELRDKNILVIGMALSGISAAKLCLEKKANVTVYDGKSKEQLIDSIKLLDDFKPKFIFGDFDYTILNDTDLIIISPGVPLDLPFVKKAYELNIPVWSEIELSYRFCESDIVAITGTNGKTTTTTLVGQIMESYYDSTYVVGNIGIPFSQIVCRTNEDSKVIAEISSFQLETIHEFAPRVSAILNITPDHLNRHKTYENYINAKLRITENQTKDDFCILNYDNEICRDLVNKITCNVYFFSKESFEYEKGVYIKNGLLCTNINNKEEKIIDVTELGEHNVENIMAAVAITLCMNVPLNVIKDVIKNFKGVAHRVEYVTTIKGVKYFNDSKATNEDAAINGIKSMKSNTILIGGGMDKGSSYDDWIKAFDNKVRGLILFGETAHKIENAARENGFNEIYQVDTLEEAVYKAYSLAKSGENVLLSPACASWDMFKNFEERGNLFKQCVYELESQ; encoded by the coding sequence ATGGAATTAAGAGATAAAAATATACTAGTCATAGGTATGGCATTGAGTGGTATAAGTGCAGCTAAACTATGCTTAGAAAAAAAAGCTAATGTCACAGTATATGATGGAAAAAGTAAAGAACAATTAATTGACAGTATAAAGTTATTGGATGATTTTAAACCCAAATTCATATTTGGAGATTTTGACTATACTATACTAAATGATACAGATTTGATAATCATAAGCCCTGGAGTACCTTTGGACTTACCTTTTGTAAAAAAAGCTTATGAACTTAATATACCTGTTTGGAGTGAAATAGAATTATCGTATAGATTTTGTGAATCTGACATTGTTGCTATAACTGGTACTAATGGTAAAACGACTACAACAACTCTTGTTGGACAGATTATGGAGTCATATTATGATAGTACTTATGTTGTGGGTAATATAGGCATACCTTTTTCACAAATAGTCTGCAGAACTAATGAAGATTCAAAGGTTATAGCTGAAATAAGCAGTTTCCAATTAGAGACAATACATGAATTTGCTCCAAGAGTAAGTGCAATATTGAATATTACACCTGACCATCTTAATAGACATAAGACATATGAAAACTATATTAATGCAAAACTTAGAATTACCGAGAACCAGACGAAAGATGATTTTTGTATTCTTAATTATGATAATGAAATTTGCAGAGATCTAGTTAATAAAATTACTTGTAATGTATATTTTTTCAGCAAAGAATCTTTTGAATATGAAAAAGGTGTATATATAAAAAATGGATTGTTATGTACTAACATCAATAATAAAGAAGAAAAGATTATTGATGTTACTGAATTAGGTGAACATAATGTTGAAAACATTATGGCTGCTGTAGCTATTACATTGTGTATGAATGTTCCTTTAAACGTAATTAAAGATGTTATAAAAAATTTCAAAGGAGTTGCACATAGAGTTGAATATGTAACTACAATAAAAGGAGTCAAATATTTTAATGACTCGAAGGCCACTAATGAGGATGCTGCTATAAATGGTATAAAATCCATGAAGAGTAATACAATCTTAATAGGTGGTGGAATGGATAAAGGTTCAAGTTATGACGATTGGATAAAAGCTTTTGATAATAAAGTAAGAGGTTTAATTTTATTTGGCGAAACAGCTCATAAGATTGAAAATGCTGCTAGGGAAAATGGTTTTAATGAAATTTATCAAGTGGATACACTTGAAGAAGCAGTATATAAAGCGTATTCTTTAGCGAAGTCAGGTGAAAATGTATTATTATCACCAGCATGTGCCAGTTGGGATATGTTTAAGAACTTTGAAGAGAGAGGAAATTTGTTTAAGCAGTGTGTATATGAGTTGGAAAGTCAATAG
- a CDS encoding penicillin-binding transpeptidase domain-containing protein, which translates to MFRTKTHNRKRTFFICSIFVLMLFALCFRIGYIMLFQVDFLMEKAEELHNRERVIKSERGNILDRNKEPIAVNKSVTCVSVIHNQITDKEKVIEVLCDKLELEYDFVKKKVENKVALERIKMNVEKEVADEIREYDLDGVVIDEDYKRIYPYSTLASHVIGFVGKDNQGIIGLEVKYDEYLKGEVGMILTKTNAKGIEIENVAEGRREPVPGNHLVTSLDVNIQKYAEQALEKVLISKNANRGSIIVMNPQNGEIYAMANKPDFDLNDPFYLGDLQVDSTKEQQNILNQIWRNYCINDTYEPGSTFKVVTASAGLEEGVVKLDDTFFCPGYSIVADRRIRCHKAGGHGSETFVEGVQNSCNPVFMAVAERLGVDNFLKYFDKFGLLHKTGIDLPGEAVSIMHKKANIGPVELATMSFGQSFQITPLQLIRAGASVVNGGKLVTPHLGVEIIDPDGEIVEILEYDNSKTAISKETSDTMATLLESVVSEGTGRRCYVPGYKVGGKTATSEKLPRSSNKYISSFLGFAPADNPQVIALVLVDEPEGIYYGGTVAAPVIRELYENILPYMGINPQYVQRDFDEFKVGEVTIPDLLGKNIDEAKKILKDIELEIVNIGNGDTITEQFPLPNDKVNRDSKLILFAE; encoded by the coding sequence ATGTTCAGGACAAAAACACATAATAGGAAAAGAACATTTTTTATATGTTCAATATTTGTTTTAATGCTTTTTGCCTTATGTTTTCGTATAGGTTATATAATGCTATTTCAAGTGGACTTTCTAATGGAAAAAGCTGAAGAACTTCATAATAGAGAAAGAGTCATAAAATCTGAAAGAGGGAATATACTTGACAGAAATAAAGAACCTATAGCAGTAAACAAATCGGTAACATGTGTTTCTGTTATACATAATCAAATTACAGATAAAGAAAAAGTTATAGAAGTTTTATGTGACAAATTAGAACTTGAATATGATTTTGTCAAGAAAAAAGTAGAGAATAAAGTAGCACTCGAAAGAATAAAAATGAATGTTGAAAAAGAAGTAGCAGATGAGATAAGAGAGTATGATCTAGATGGAGTTGTAATAGATGAAGATTACAAAAGGATCTACCCATATTCTACTTTGGCTTCTCATGTTATTGGTTTTGTTGGAAAAGATAATCAAGGAATTATCGGCCTTGAAGTAAAATATGATGAATATCTAAAAGGCGAAGTAGGTATGATATTAACTAAAACCAATGCCAAAGGTATTGAAATCGAAAATGTAGCAGAAGGTAGAAGAGAGCCAGTACCCGGTAATCATTTAGTTACCAGTTTGGATGTTAATATTCAAAAATATGCTGAACAAGCACTGGAAAAGGTACTCATATCGAAAAATGCCAATAGAGGTTCAATTATAGTAATGAATCCCCAAAATGGGGAAATATATGCTATGGCCAATAAACCTGATTTTGATCTCAATGATCCATTTTATTTAGGAGATCTACAAGTTGATTCAACTAAAGAACAACAAAATATACTTAATCAGATATGGAGAAATTATTGTATAAATGATACTTATGAACCAGGTTCCACTTTTAAAGTCGTTACTGCTTCGGCGGGACTTGAAGAAGGTGTTGTGAAACTTGACGATACTTTTTTCTGCCCAGGATATAGTATAGTAGCAGACAGAAGAATAAGGTGTCATAAAGCAGGAGGTCATGGTTCTGAAACTTTCGTTGAAGGTGTACAGAATTCATGTAACCCAGTATTTATGGCAGTTGCTGAAAGATTAGGTGTCGATAATTTCCTTAAATATTTTGATAAATTCGGGTTATTGCATAAAACTGGTATTGATTTACCTGGAGAAGCTGTAAGCATTATGCATAAAAAAGCTAATATCGGACCTGTAGAGCTTGCTACAATGTCATTTGGACAGTCTTTTCAGATTACACCATTACAGCTTATAAGAGCTGGTGCATCAGTGGTTAACGGTGGAAAGTTGGTAACTCCTCATTTGGGTGTGGAAATTATCGATCCAGATGGAGAGATTGTAGAGATACTTGAATATGACAATTCAAAGACAGCTATAAGTAAAGAAACTTCTGATACGATGGCAACTTTATTAGAAAGTGTTGTTTCAGAAGGAACAGGAAGAAGATGTTATGTACCAGGTTACAAAGTGGGAGGAAAAACTGCCACTTCTGAAAAACTTCCTAGAAGTAGTAACAAGTATATATCTTCATTCTTGGGTTTTGCACCTGCTGATAATCCCCAAGTAATAGCACTGGTACTAGTTGATGAACCAGAGGGTATATATTATGGTGGAACTGTTGCAGCTCCTGTAATAAGAGAGTTATATGAAAATATTTTACCATATATGGGAATTAATCCACAGTATGTTCAAAGGGATTTTGATGAATTTAAGGTTGGAGAAGTTACTATACCTGATTTATTGGGTAAGAATATAGATGAAGCAAAAAAAATACTAAAAGATATTGAATTGGAAATAGTAAATATTGGTAATGGAGATACTATAACGGAGCAGTTTCCTTTACCAAATGATAAAGTTAATAGAGACAGTAAATTAATTCTCTTTGCAGAATAA
- the murA gene encoding UDP-N-acetylglucosamine 1-carboxyvinyltransferase, with protein sequence MGKYIIEGGYSLSGEIKVQGSKNAVLPLLAATVLNEGKTYFHNCPKILDVYNMLNILTAIGCVIKWESDVLIIDSSVIKTHVIPEKYVQMMRSSIILLGSVLGRLKNVKISFPGGCSIGTRPIDLHLKALKQMNVDIKDRHGFIECSTNEIIGNKVSLDYPSVGATENIMLTAVLSEGITTINNAAKEPEIVELQDFLCKMGAKIEGAGTDTIVIKGVNKLNSVEYRIMPDRIVAGTYMCAVAAAGGEVLFKDVCKDHLNATITKINEMGCSVKEYEDSILIKAPIRLKSIDLIRTQPYPGFPTDMQAQLMSCLVSADGTSIIAETIFESRYKHVTELVKMGADIIIDGRIAVLKGVPRLNGAEVFAEDLRGGAALVLAGLGAEGKTIVNNASHILRGYENLDKDLSLLGAKIKYSSD encoded by the coding sequence ATGGGTAAATATATTATAGAAGGCGGATACAGTCTAAGTGGCGAAATAAAAGTGCAAGGGTCAAAGAATGCAGTTCTCCCATTACTTGCAGCTACTGTTTTAAATGAAGGAAAAACATATTTCCACAATTGTCCTAAGATACTAGATGTTTATAATATGCTTAATATACTAACTGCTATAGGGTGTGTAATCAAATGGGAGTCAGATGTTTTGATTATTGACTCTTCAGTTATTAAAACGCATGTGATACCAGAAAAATATGTTCAGATGATGAGATCTTCCATTATCCTATTAGGTTCTGTTCTTGGAAGATTAAAAAATGTGAAAATATCTTTTCCCGGTGGATGTTCAATTGGTACCAGACCAATTGATTTACACCTAAAAGCTTTAAAGCAGATGAATGTTGATATAAAAGATAGACATGGATTTATTGAATGTAGTACTAACGAAATAATAGGTAATAAAGTAAGTTTAGATTATCCTAGTGTCGGTGCTACAGAAAATATCATGTTAACAGCAGTACTATCTGAAGGAATCACAACTATTAATAATGCTGCTAAAGAACCTGAAATAGTTGAATTACAAGATTTTCTATGTAAAATGGGAGCTAAGATAGAAGGAGCTGGAACAGATACTATTGTTATAAAAGGCGTTAATAAGTTAAATTCAGTTGAATATAGGATAATGCCTGATAGAATAGTAGCGGGTACTTATATGTGTGCTGTAGCTGCTGCTGGAGGTGAAGTCCTATTTAAAGACGTATGTAAAGATCATTTGAATGCAACAATAACTAAAATAAATGAAATGGGATGTTCAGTAAAAGAGTATGAAGATAGTATATTAATAAAAGCACCTATAAGGTTAAAATCTATTGATTTGATAAGGACTCAGCCATATCCGGGTTTTCCTACAGATATGCAGGCTCAGCTAATGAGTTGCCTTGTATCAGCTGATGGAACAAGTATAATTGCTGAAACGATATTTGAATCAAGATACAAACATGTTACAGAGTTAGTAAAAATGGGTGCAGATATTATTATAGATGGAAGAATAGCAGTATTAAAGGGAGTTCCTAGATTAAATGGAGCAGAAGTTTTTGCAGAAGATTTAAGGGGTGGTGCAGCATTAGTACTAGCAGGTCTAGGCGCAGAAGGTAAAACTATTGTTAATAATGCTAGTCATATTTTGAGAGGATACGAAAATTTGGATAAAGATTTAAGCTTGTTGGGAGCCAAAATAAAATACTCTTCAGATTAA
- a CDS encoding cell division protein FtsQ/DivIB — protein MSNVISMEKVRKRNNKSGKFVLLIICLVFIAVIFAFQLINVNIITVIGNKIYSEEIIKNVVGIHEKTNLFVYKLASKDFVLEEYPYIENIDIKYHSFNNVDIVVTEKSIISYIPYMGKYLCLSKDGTVIDYTNDLQKNIPIVHGLSFDHFVIGDKLFNDETGIFKAILETSLKMKKFDFKIDYIDFNYNDPEQIVIKIDKISISIGNIININRKFELLKELITKLPEGAEGTIDLTDINKKNIIFTPYNSK, from the coding sequence ATGTCTAATGTTATTTCAATGGAAAAAGTTAGAAAGCGTAATAATAAATCTGGTAAATTTGTTTTATTGATAATTTGCTTAGTATTTATTGCAGTTATTTTTGCTTTTCAACTTATTAATGTAAATATCATTACTGTTATAGGAAATAAAATATATAGTGAAGAGATAATTAAAAATGTAGTAGGTATCCATGAAAAAACAAATTTATTTGTATATAAATTAGCTTCTAAAGACTTTGTTTTAGAAGAATATCCATATATTGAGAATATAGATATAAAGTACCACTCTTTCAACAATGTAGATATCGTTGTAACAGAAAAAAGTATAATATCATATATTCCATATATGGGTAAATATTTATGTTTGAGTAAAGATGGTACTGTAATTGATTATACTAATGATTTACAGAAAAATATACCTATTGTACATGGCTTATCTTTTGACCATTTTGTTATTGGGGACAAGCTATTTAATGATGAAACAGGAATTTTTAAAGCTATTTTGGAAACATCACTGAAAATGAAAAAATTTGATTTCAAAATAGACTATATTGACTTTAATTACAATGACCCAGAACAAATTGTAATAAAAATCGACAAAATATCTATATCAATCGGCAATATAATAAACATAAATAGGAAATTTGAACTATTAAAGGAATTGATTACCAAATTGCCAGAAGGCGCAGAAGGTACAATTGACTTGACTGACATAAATAAAAAAAATATTATATTTACTCCCTATAATAGTAAATAA
- a CDS encoding UDP-N-acetylmuramoyl-tripeptide--D-alanyl-D-alanine ligase, which translates to MKQVSIEKIAEEVSGHIVNQELLREDINWKYNNISIDSRTIAENDIFIPIKGDNFDGHNFISMAYEKGAMICFTEDKSRIPSNQIGILVSDTKKALKDFAKYYLSLFKIPIVAVTGSVGKTSCKEMIGSILSVKYDVHKTIGNFNNEIGLPLTIFKLEDRHEVVVLEMGMNHYGELHRLSEIARPDIAVITNIGEAHIEYFGTKNNILKAKSEILDFLKKDGLVILNGDDPYLRKLKENIPFNTLTFGFNDDNDYYISDYKELGWDGLIGKITGTHEEYNIKIHTLGKHMLYNIIPGIIIGNHLNMTANEIEQGAYSYKPSKMRMDRIELNDNIVVINDAYNASVDSMISALDTLSTLDTQGRKVAVLGDMFELGDMSKDTHTRIGKVAATKNIDFIICVGKDSKYIYEGAMSNGIDKNKISYYKTKEELIDDIDELVKAKDTIIIKASRGMHLEKVIERLQSIFK; encoded by the coding sequence ATGAAACAAGTAAGTATTGAAAAAATTGCAGAAGAAGTCAGTGGACATATAGTTAATCAGGAATTGTTAAGAGAAGATATCAATTGGAAATATAACAACATTTCAATTGATTCTAGAACCATAGCAGAAAACGATATATTTATACCTATAAAGGGAGATAACTTTGATGGTCATAATTTCATATCAATGGCTTATGAAAAAGGTGCTATGATATGTTTTACGGAAGATAAGAGTAGGATTCCTTCCAATCAAATTGGTATACTGGTTAGCGATACTAAAAAAGCATTAAAGGATTTTGCGAAGTATTATCTTTCTTTGTTTAAGATACCTATAGTTGCAGTTACTGGAAGCGTAGGTAAAACTAGTTGCAAAGAAATGATTGGCTCAATATTAAGCGTCAAGTATGATGTACACAAAACAATAGGCAATTTTAATAATGAAATAGGGCTTCCCCTTACTATTTTTAAATTAGAAGATAGACATGAAGTAGTAGTTCTTGAAATGGGAATGAATCATTATGGAGAACTTCATAGATTAAGTGAAATAGCTAGACCTGATATTGCTGTTATTACGAATATAGGTGAAGCGCATATTGAATATTTTGGAACTAAAAATAATATTCTAAAAGCTAAAAGTGAAATACTTGATTTCCTTAAGAAAGATGGATTGGTTATCTTGAATGGGGATGATCCTTATTTAAGAAAACTGAAAGAAAATATTCCTTTCAATACTTTAACTTTTGGATTTAATGATGATAATGATTATTATATATCTGATTATAAAGAATTAGGCTGGGATGGCTTGATTGGAAAAATAACAGGAACACATGAAGAATATAATATTAAAATTCATACTCTTGGAAAACATATGTTATATAATATAATACCAGGTATAATAATTGGTAATCATTTAAATATGACTGCTAATGAAATAGAGCAAGGTGCTTATAGTTATAAGCCTTCAAAAATGAGAATGGATAGAATTGAACTTAACGATAATATTGTTGTGATAAATGATGCATATAATGCTAGTGTAGACTCAATGATATCGGCACTTGATACATTATCAACTTTGGATACACAAGGTAGGAAAGTTGCTGTTCTTGGAGATATGTTTGAGTTGGGAGATATGTCAAAAGATACTCATACAAGGATTGGTAAGGTAGCAGCAACTAAGAATATTGATTTTATCATATGTGTAGGAAAAGATTCTAAATACATTTATGAAGGTGCTATGAGTAATGGCATAGATAAAAATAAAATATCATACTATAAAACTAAAGAAGAACTTATAGATGATATAGATGAATTAGTTAAAGCTAAAGATACAATCATAATAAAAGCATCTAGAGGTATGCATCTAGAAAAAGTAATTGAAAGATTGCAGTCGATATTTAAATAA